A stretch of Salvelinus namaycush isolate Seneca chromosome 42, SaNama_1.0, whole genome shotgun sequence DNA encodes these proteins:
- the si:ch73-109d9.3 gene encoding zinc finger protein 324A isoform X2: METVLKSAMYEITRLVEDGFLEEVRRGQQEVTRSHLEVESLRTLLQRAESQLKDVSQRARCGDCGRTDVYNEETDDIPPGVQDSVLQLSGCDLKLEEEPEVRWRSCGQETVESSQVADKPTPPAPSPSLVGSVKEEEGEEDMEPWRIKVAIQPSAAHTYTDEQLDSHTLVQITGDSIGFPSADPEAQQVTQTPRLAGPSQNQSRGPSNDGDRTRSRASPVWIGRRILDTDTDVHRQAQSNLRLVREPLSSSESAEAKQLARDFASPTNPSTAVASVSSSSSGCHVFSSLNYRILSKYKPSAQTLPRMRVYRDAAKRGGYPMYNRGTAQGGLTSSPTQQQGNHQHHHPGRLALRCPVCGKVFPHPSSLKAHQQTHTGERPFICALCGRSFTKLSNLKAHRRVHTGERPYSCSDCSKRFTQKCNLKRHQRIHMENDI; encoded by the exons ATGGAGACGGTCCTAAAGTCAGCCATGTATGAGATCACCAGACTGGTGGAGGACGGCTTCCTGGAGGAGGTAAGACgtggtcaacaggaagtgacacGGAGCCACCTGGAAGTGGAGTCTCTGCGGACCCTGCTGCAGCGGGCAGAGAGTCAGCTGAAGGATGTCAGTCAGAGGGCCAGGTGTGGAGACTGTGGCAGGACAGATGTCTACAATGAGGAAACAGACGACATACCTCCAGGTGTACAGGACA GTGTGCTTCAGCTGAGCGGGTGTGACCTGAAGCTGGAGGAGGAGCCAGAGGTCAGGTGGAGAAGCTGTGGACAGGAAACAGTGGAGTCGTCACAGGTAGCAGATAAACCAACTCCTCCAGCTCCCAGTCCTTCGCTGGTAGGCAGTGTTAaggaggaagaaggggaggaggacatgGAGCCGTGGAGAATCAAGGTGGCCATACAGCCGTCTGCAGCTCACACCTACACAGATGAGCAGCTAGACTCACACACACTCGTTCAGATTACAGGAGACTCTATTGGGTTTCCTTCTGCGGACCCAGAGGCCCAACAGgtcacccagacacccagactaGCAGGGCCATCTCAGAACCAGAGCAGAGGACCCAGCAATGATGGTGACAGAACGAGGAGTAGAGCCTCACCGGTGTGGATAGGCCGTAGAATATTAGACACGGATACTGACGTTCACAGACAAGCTCAGTCGAACCTACGACTGGTAAGAGAGCCTCTGTCGTCCTCTGAATCGGCAGAGGCGAAGCAGCTAGCTAGAGATTTCGCTTCCCCAACCAATCCCAGCACAGCGGTggcctctgtctcctcctcctcatcaggcTGTCATGTCTTCAGCTCTCTAAACTACAGGATTCTTTCCAAATATAAGCCCAGCGCTCAAACCCTGCCGCGCATGAGAGTATACAGGGATGCTGCCAAGCGGGGCGGCTACCCGATGTACAACAGGGGGACCGCCCAGGGAGGGCTCACCTCCTCCCCAACCCAACAACAAGGGAACCaccagcatcaccaccctggGAGGCTGGCCCTCCGCTGCCCAGTGTGTGGTAAGGTCTTCCCCCATCCCAGTAGCCTTAAGGCCCACCAGCAGACCCACACGGGGGAGAGGCCGTTCATCTGCGCCCTGTGTGGCCGGAGCTTCACTAAGTTAAGCAACCTGAAGGCCCACCGGCGCGTTCACACTGGGGAGAGACCCTACAGCTGCTCGGACTGCAGCAAACGCTTCACACAGAAGTGCAACCTTAAGAGGCACCAGAGGATTCACATGGAGAACGATATATGA
- the si:ch73-109d9.3 gene encoding zinc finger protein 324A isoform X1 — protein MSENLVLTFQTQLSGVMETVLKSAMYEITRLVEDGFLEEVRRGQQEVTRSHLEVESLRTLLQRAESQLKDVSQRARCGDCGRTDVYNEETDDIPPGVQDSVLQLSGCDLKLEEEPEVRWRSCGQETVESSQVADKPTPPAPSPSLVGSVKEEEGEEDMEPWRIKVAIQPSAAHTYTDEQLDSHTLVQITGDSIGFPSADPEAQQVTQTPRLAGPSQNQSRGPSNDGDRTRSRASPVWIGRRILDTDTDVHRQAQSNLRLVREPLSSSESAEAKQLARDFASPTNPSTAVASVSSSSSGCHVFSSLNYRILSKYKPSAQTLPRMRVYRDAAKRGGYPMYNRGTAQGGLTSSPTQQQGNHQHHHPGRLALRCPVCGKVFPHPSSLKAHQQTHTGERPFICALCGRSFTKLSNLKAHRRVHTGERPYSCSDCSKRFTQKCNLKRHQRIHMENDI, from the exons ATGTCGGAGAACCTCGTCCTCACCTTCCAGACCCAGCTCTCGGGAGTCATGGAGACGGTCCTAAAGTCAGCCATGTATGAGATCACCAGACTGGTGGAGGACGGCTTCCTGGAGGAGGTAAGACgtggtcaacaggaagtgacacGGAGCCACCTGGAAGTGGAGTCTCTGCGGACCCTGCTGCAGCGGGCAGAGAGTCAGCTGAAGGATGTCAGTCAGAGGGCCAGGTGTGGAGACTGTGGCAGGACAGATGTCTACAATGAGGAAACAGACGACATACCTCCAGGTGTACAGGACA GTGTGCTTCAGCTGAGCGGGTGTGACCTGAAGCTGGAGGAGGAGCCAGAGGTCAGGTGGAGAAGCTGTGGACAGGAAACAGTGGAGTCGTCACAGGTAGCAGATAAACCAACTCCTCCAGCTCCCAGTCCTTCGCTGGTAGGCAGTGTTAaggaggaagaaggggaggaggacatgGAGCCGTGGAGAATCAAGGTGGCCATACAGCCGTCTGCAGCTCACACCTACACAGATGAGCAGCTAGACTCACACACACTCGTTCAGATTACAGGAGACTCTATTGGGTTTCCTTCTGCGGACCCAGAGGCCCAACAGgtcacccagacacccagactaGCAGGGCCATCTCAGAACCAGAGCAGAGGACCCAGCAATGATGGTGACAGAACGAGGAGTAGAGCCTCACCGGTGTGGATAGGCCGTAGAATATTAGACACGGATACTGACGTTCACAGACAAGCTCAGTCGAACCTACGACTGGTAAGAGAGCCTCTGTCGTCCTCTGAATCGGCAGAGGCGAAGCAGCTAGCTAGAGATTTCGCTTCCCCAACCAATCCCAGCACAGCGGTggcctctgtctcctcctcctcatcaggcTGTCATGTCTTCAGCTCTCTAAACTACAGGATTCTTTCCAAATATAAGCCCAGCGCTCAAACCCTGCCGCGCATGAGAGTATACAGGGATGCTGCCAAGCGGGGCGGCTACCCGATGTACAACAGGGGGACCGCCCAGGGAGGGCTCACCTCCTCCCCAACCCAACAACAAGGGAACCaccagcatcaccaccctggGAGGCTGGCCCTCCGCTGCCCAGTGTGTGGTAAGGTCTTCCCCCATCCCAGTAGCCTTAAGGCCCACCAGCAGACCCACACGGGGGAGAGGCCGTTCATCTGCGCCCTGTGTGGCCGGAGCTTCACTAAGTTAAGCAACCTGAAGGCCCACCGGCGCGTTCACACTGGGGAGAGACCCTACAGCTGCTCGGACTGCAGCAAACGCTTCACACAGAAGTGCAACCTTAAGAGGCACCAGAGGATTCACATGGAGAACGATATATGA
- the LOC120034997 gene encoding zinc finger protein 180-like isoform X1 — protein MMSEAIVTFQSQLSGVMETVFKAAMYEITRLVEDSFLKEVSRSREQVESLKKRLQWSENRRRDRDREVGRRGKCADCGRADEEAEERSSGTSQTGVERGRGLKQEKVQGEEWSSCGGVARETTFNDLEEAEATSPKRTSEVGRGLTKHMEAEATSPKRTSESTEVGGQKLDSLLKEEALHNTELQERWEFCLDGADGSDVSGPSKSFIQQDLQRCQDDWGSALDQGPEPPGPEGEAEDHTDPLYRPRYSMEDLGGAFEKSGYSGDGGSDHLLDMEGLDRLPGSPSRLGALSYGAVGHYQVNLGGSEGGDHHHRSHMPRPHQSRREQVGSPTPSPHPEVGDRNCLLINEEGYLQDSSVLYPEHGVPESGNRAGHRGLTSIHSGSSAHNNTESLYGAAGNFGHSLNLSDHSQEQVKGGGGRRHACNQCTMTFPDFGSLKSHKQTHKTGRESGSGPPYSCTQCGKTFTQACNLKVHQRVHQAEGLHLCSHCGKGFTSFSDLKRHKCSQTTDKPYCCSICGNKFSRLWNLKLHQRIHTQEKPHRCTMCDKSFTRADILKVHLRIHTGERPYCCAVCGLRFKRLDHLKLHQRKHRPELLN, from the exons ATGATGTCTGAAGCCATCGTAACCTTCCAGTCTCAGCTCTCCGGAGTCATGGAGACGGTATTCAAGGCTGCTATGTACGAGATCACCAGGCTGGTGGAGGATAGCTTCCTCAAGGAGGTTTCCCGGAGCCGGGAGCAGGTCGAGTCACTGAAGAAGCGGCTGCAGTGGTCGGAGAACAGACgcagggatagggacagagaggtAGGCCGGAGGGGGAAGTGTGCCGACTGTGGGAGAGCCGACGAAGAAGCCGAGGAGAGAAGCTCTGGAACCTCACagacag GTGTGGAGAGGGGGCGTGGCCTGAAGCAGGAGAAGGTACAAGGGGAGGAGTGGAGCAGCTGTGGGGGCGTGGCCAGGGAAACAACCTTCAATGATCTGGAGGAGGCTGAGGCCACCAGCCCTAAGAGAACCTCTGAGGTAGGTAGGGGACTGACTAAACACATGGAGGCTGAGGCCACCAGCCCTAAGAGAACCTCTGAG TCCACAGAGGTCGGAGGTCAGAAGCTGGACAGCCTGCTGAAAGAGGAGGCTCTccacaacactgagctacaggaGAGATGGGAGTTCTGCCTGGATG GGGCTGATGGTTCAGACGTCTCGGGGCCCAGTAAGAGTTTTATTCAGCAGGATCTACAGCGGTGCCAGGATGACTGGGGGTCCGCTCTAGACCAGGGACCTGAACCACCGGGCCCCGAGGGAGAGGCAGAGGACCACACCGACCCTCTCTACCGCCCTCGTTACAGCATGGAGGACCTTGGGGGCGCCTTTGAGAAGTCTGGTTacagtggtgatggtggtagcgACCATCTTCTAGACATGGAAGGGCTGGATAGGCTTCCTGGTTCTCCGTCTCGTCTGGGGGCGCTGAGCTACGGAGCTGTGGGTCACTACCAGGTGAACCTTGGGGGGTCTGAGGGGGGAGACCATCACCATCGCTCCCACATGCCTCGCCCCCATCAGAGCCGGAGGGAGCAGGTGGGGTCGCCAACGCCATCCCCCCACCCTGAGGTGGGAGACCGGAACTGCCTGTTGATAAACGAGGAGGGGTACCTGCAGGACTCCAGTGTCTTGTACCCTGAACACGGTGTCCCAGAGTCGGGTAACAGAGCTGGCCACAGGGGGCTAACCTCCATCCACTCTGGAAGCTCagcccacaacaacacagagagccTGTATGGTGCTGCTGGCAACTTTGGACACTCTTTAAACCTCAGCGATCATTCACAAGAGCAGGtaaaaggaggaggggggaggcgTCATGCCTGCAATCAATGTACCATGACCTTCCCAGACTTTGGTTCCCTCAAGTCCCACAAGCAGACACACAAAACTGGTAGAGAGTCAGGATCTGGGCCTCCATACTCCTGCACCCAGTGCGGTAAGACCTTCACCCAGGCCTGCAACCTCAAGGTCCACCAGCGGGTTCACCAGGCAGAGGGACTCCACCTCTGCAGCCACTGCGGCAAGGGCTTCACCTCCTTCTCCGACCTGAAGAGGCACAAGTGCAGCCAGACGACAGACAAGCCCTACTGCTGCTCCATCTGTGGGAACAAATTCAGTCGGCTCTGGAACCTCAAGCTGCATCAGCGCATTCACACGCAGGAGAAACCCCACCGCTGCACTATGTGTGACAAGAGCTTCACACGCGCAGACATTTTGAAAGTGCACCTGCGCATCCACACCGGGGAGAGACCTTACTGCTGCGCTGTGTGTGGACTCCGCTTCAAACGACTGGACCATCTGAAGTTGCACCAGCGCAAACACAGGCCGGAACTCCTGAACtga
- the LOC120034997 gene encoding zinc finger protein 180-like isoform X2, with protein MMSEAIVTFQSQLSGVMETVFKAAMYEITRLVEDSFLKEVSRSREQVESLKKRLQWSENRRRDRDREVGRRGKCADCGRADEEAEERSSGTSQTGVERGRGLKQEKVQGEEWSSCGGVARETTFNDLEEAEATSPKRTSESTEVGGQKLDSLLKEEALHNTELQERWEFCLDGADGSDVSGPSKSFIQQDLQRCQDDWGSALDQGPEPPGPEGEAEDHTDPLYRPRYSMEDLGGAFEKSGYSGDGGSDHLLDMEGLDRLPGSPSRLGALSYGAVGHYQVNLGGSEGGDHHHRSHMPRPHQSRREQVGSPTPSPHPEVGDRNCLLINEEGYLQDSSVLYPEHGVPESGNRAGHRGLTSIHSGSSAHNNTESLYGAAGNFGHSLNLSDHSQEQVKGGGGRRHACNQCTMTFPDFGSLKSHKQTHKTGRESGSGPPYSCTQCGKTFTQACNLKVHQRVHQAEGLHLCSHCGKGFTSFSDLKRHKCSQTTDKPYCCSICGNKFSRLWNLKLHQRIHTQEKPHRCTMCDKSFTRADILKVHLRIHTGERPYCCAVCGLRFKRLDHLKLHQRKHRPELLN; from the exons ATGATGTCTGAAGCCATCGTAACCTTCCAGTCTCAGCTCTCCGGAGTCATGGAGACGGTATTCAAGGCTGCTATGTACGAGATCACCAGGCTGGTGGAGGATAGCTTCCTCAAGGAGGTTTCCCGGAGCCGGGAGCAGGTCGAGTCACTGAAGAAGCGGCTGCAGTGGTCGGAGAACAGACgcagggatagggacagagaggtAGGCCGGAGGGGGAAGTGTGCCGACTGTGGGAGAGCCGACGAAGAAGCCGAGGAGAGAAGCTCTGGAACCTCACagacag GTGTGGAGAGGGGGCGTGGCCTGAAGCAGGAGAAGGTACAAGGGGAGGAGTGGAGCAGCTGTGGGGGCGTGGCCAGGGAAACAACCTTCAATGATCTGGAGGAGGCTGAGGCCACCAGCCCTAAGAGAACCTCTGAG TCCACAGAGGTCGGAGGTCAGAAGCTGGACAGCCTGCTGAAAGAGGAGGCTCTccacaacactgagctacaggaGAGATGGGAGTTCTGCCTGGATG GGGCTGATGGTTCAGACGTCTCGGGGCCCAGTAAGAGTTTTATTCAGCAGGATCTACAGCGGTGCCAGGATGACTGGGGGTCCGCTCTAGACCAGGGACCTGAACCACCGGGCCCCGAGGGAGAGGCAGAGGACCACACCGACCCTCTCTACCGCCCTCGTTACAGCATGGAGGACCTTGGGGGCGCCTTTGAGAAGTCTGGTTacagtggtgatggtggtagcgACCATCTTCTAGACATGGAAGGGCTGGATAGGCTTCCTGGTTCTCCGTCTCGTCTGGGGGCGCTGAGCTACGGAGCTGTGGGTCACTACCAGGTGAACCTTGGGGGGTCTGAGGGGGGAGACCATCACCATCGCTCCCACATGCCTCGCCCCCATCAGAGCCGGAGGGAGCAGGTGGGGTCGCCAACGCCATCCCCCCACCCTGAGGTGGGAGACCGGAACTGCCTGTTGATAAACGAGGAGGGGTACCTGCAGGACTCCAGTGTCTTGTACCCTGAACACGGTGTCCCAGAGTCGGGTAACAGAGCTGGCCACAGGGGGCTAACCTCCATCCACTCTGGAAGCTCagcccacaacaacacagagagccTGTATGGTGCTGCTGGCAACTTTGGACACTCTTTAAACCTCAGCGATCATTCACAAGAGCAGGtaaaaggaggaggggggaggcgTCATGCCTGCAATCAATGTACCATGACCTTCCCAGACTTTGGTTCCCTCAAGTCCCACAAGCAGACACACAAAACTGGTAGAGAGTCAGGATCTGGGCCTCCATACTCCTGCACCCAGTGCGGTAAGACCTTCACCCAGGCCTGCAACCTCAAGGTCCACCAGCGGGTTCACCAGGCAGAGGGACTCCACCTCTGCAGCCACTGCGGCAAGGGCTTCACCTCCTTCTCCGACCTGAAGAGGCACAAGTGCAGCCAGACGACAGACAAGCCCTACTGCTGCTCCATCTGTGGGAACAAATTCAGTCGGCTCTGGAACCTCAAGCTGCATCAGCGCATTCACACGCAGGAGAAACCCCACCGCTGCACTATGTGTGACAAGAGCTTCACACGCGCAGACATTTTGAAAGTGCACCTGCGCATCCACACCGGGGAGAGACCTTACTGCTGCGCTGTGTGTGGACTCCGCTTCAAACGACTGGACCATCTGAAGTTGCACCAGCGCAAACACAGGCCGGAACTCCTGAACtga
- the LOC120034998 gene encoding zinc finger protein 628-like isoform X1 — protein MSENLVLTFQTQLSGVMETVLKSAIYEITRLVEDGFLEEVSRSREQVESLKKRLQRSENRGRERDREGGQRGKCEDCGRADEEGGNSGNSQTGAERGCGLKQEKVPGEEWSSCGGVAGETAFHDLEAEATSLRRTSESTEVTGQKLDSLLKEEPLHNTELRERWGVSLDGADGSDVSGPNKSFSEQELQQCQADWGSGLDQGPEPPGPEGNPADPGQPLFQPRYSMEALGGGFEKSGYGGAGGGGGHRLDVEGLDRLPGSPSHLGGLSYGAVGHYQVDLGGSEGGDHHHRSHMPVPHRSRREQVGSPTPSPHPEVGVRNCLLINEEGYLQDSSVLYPEHGVPESGSRAGHRGLTSIHSGSSAHNNNTESLYGAPDNFGHSLNLRDRSQEQVTEGGVMGGGGKRHACNQCTMTFSDSGSLEAHKQTHKTGRVSGSGSGSPYSCTQCGKTFTQACNLKVHQRVHQAEGLHLCSHCSKGFTSFCDLKRHKCSQMTDKPYCCSICGNKFSRLWNLKLHRRIHTQEKPHRCTMCDKSFARADNLKVHQRTHTGERPYCCAVCGLSFKQLNHLKWHQRKHRLDLLA, from the exons atGTCGGAGAACCTCGTCCTCACATTCCAGACCCAGCTCTCGGGAGTCATGGAGACGGTCCTAAAGTCAGCCATATATGAGATCACCAGGTTGGTGGAGGACGGCTTCCTGGAGGAGGTGTCCCGGAGCCGTGAGCAGGTCGAGTCGCTGAAGAAGAGGCTACAGCGGTCGGAGaacagaggaagggagagggacagagagggaggccAGAGGGGGAAGTGTGAGGACTGTGGGAGAGCTGATGAGGAAGGTGGAAACTCTGGAAACTCACAGACAG GTGCAGAGAGGGGATGTGGCCTGAAGCAGGAGAAGGTACCAGGGGAGGAGTGGAGCAGCTGTGGGGGAGTGGCCGGGGAAACAGCCTTCCATGATTTGGAGGCTGAGGCCACCAGCCTTAGGAGAACCTCTGAG TCCACAGAGGTCACAGGTCAGAAGCTGGACAGTCTGCTGAAAGAGGAGCCTCTCCACAACACTGAGCTACGGGAGAGATGGGGTGTCAGCCTGGACG GTGCCGATGGTTCAGACGTCTCGGGGCCCAATAAGAGTTTCAGTGAGCAGGAGCTGCAGCAGTGCCAGGCTGACTGGGGATCCGGTCTAGACCAGGGGCCTGAACCACCAGGCCCAGAGGGAAACCCAGCGGACCCCGGCCAACCTCTCTTCCAACCCCGTTACAGCATGGAGGCTCTGGGGGGTGGCTTTGAGAAATCTGGTTACGGCGGTgctggtggtggaggaggccaTCGTCTAGACGTGGAAGGGCTGGATAGGCTTCCTGGTTCTCCGTCTCATCTGGGGGGGCTGAGCTACGGAGCTGTGGGTCACTACCAGGTGGACCTGGGGGGGTCTGAAGGGGGAGACCATCACCATCGCTCCCACATGCCTGTTCCCCATCGGAGCCGGAGGGAGCAGGTGGGGTCGCCAACACCATCCCCCCACCCAGAGGTGGGTGTCCGGAACTGCCTGTTGATAAACGAGGAGGGGTACCTGCAGGACTCCAGTGTCTTGTACCCTGAACACGGTGTCCCAGAGTCAGGTAGCAGAGCCGGCCACAGGGGGCTAACCTCCATCCACTCTGGAAGCTCagcccacaacaacaacacagagagccTGTATGGTGCCCCTGACAACTTTGGACACTCTCTAAACCTCAGAGATCGTTCACAAGAGCAGGTAACAGAAGGAGGAGTAATGGGAGGAGGGGGGAAGCGTCACGCCTGCAATCAATGCACCATGACATTCTCAGACTCTGGCTCCCTTGAGGCCCACAAGCAGACACACAAAACGGGTAGAGTCTCAGGGTCAGGATCAGGATCTCCGTACTCCTGCACCCAGTGCGGTAAGACCTTCACCCAGGCCTGCAACCTCAAGGTCCACCAGCGAGTCCACCAGGCAGAGGGACTTCACCTCTGCAGCCACTGCTCCAAGGGCTTCACTTCCTTCTGCGACCTGAAGAGGCACAAGTGCAGCCAGATGACAGACAAGCCCTACTGCTGCTCCATCTGCGGGAACAAATTCAGTCGGCTCTGGAACCTCAAGCTGCACCGGCGCATTCACACGCAGGAGAAACCCCACCGCTGCACTATGTGTGACAAGAGCTTCGCTCGGGCGGACAATTTGAAGGTGCACCAGCGCACCCACACTGGGGAAAGACCGTACTGCTGCGCTGTGTGTGGACTCAGCTTCAAACAACTGAACCATCTGAAGTGGCACCAGCGCAAACACAGGCTGGATCTCCTGGCCTGA
- the LOC120034998 gene encoding zinc finger protein 628-like isoform X2 — MSENLVLTFQTQLSGVMETVLKSAIYEITRLVEDGFLEEVSRSREQVESLKKRLQRSENRGRERDREGGQRGKCEDCGRADEEGGNSGNSQTERGCGLKQEKVPGEEWSSCGGVAGETAFHDLEAEATSLRRTSESTEVTGQKLDSLLKEEPLHNTELRERWGVSLDGADGSDVSGPNKSFSEQELQQCQADWGSGLDQGPEPPGPEGNPADPGQPLFQPRYSMEALGGGFEKSGYGGAGGGGGHRLDVEGLDRLPGSPSHLGGLSYGAVGHYQVDLGGSEGGDHHHRSHMPVPHRSRREQVGSPTPSPHPEVGVRNCLLINEEGYLQDSSVLYPEHGVPESGSRAGHRGLTSIHSGSSAHNNNTESLYGAPDNFGHSLNLRDRSQEQVTEGGVMGGGGKRHACNQCTMTFSDSGSLEAHKQTHKTGRVSGSGSGSPYSCTQCGKTFTQACNLKVHQRVHQAEGLHLCSHCSKGFTSFCDLKRHKCSQMTDKPYCCSICGNKFSRLWNLKLHRRIHTQEKPHRCTMCDKSFARADNLKVHQRTHTGERPYCCAVCGLSFKQLNHLKWHQRKHRLDLLA, encoded by the exons atGTCGGAGAACCTCGTCCTCACATTCCAGACCCAGCTCTCGGGAGTCATGGAGACGGTCCTAAAGTCAGCCATATATGAGATCACCAGGTTGGTGGAGGACGGCTTCCTGGAGGAGGTGTCCCGGAGCCGTGAGCAGGTCGAGTCGCTGAAGAAGAGGCTACAGCGGTCGGAGaacagaggaagggagagggacagagagggaggccAGAGGGGGAAGTGTGAGGACTGTGGGAGAGCTGATGAGGAAGGTGGAAACTCTGGAAACTCACAGACAG AGAGGGGATGTGGCCTGAAGCAGGAGAAGGTACCAGGGGAGGAGTGGAGCAGCTGTGGGGGAGTGGCCGGGGAAACAGCCTTCCATGATTTGGAGGCTGAGGCCACCAGCCTTAGGAGAACCTCTGAG TCCACAGAGGTCACAGGTCAGAAGCTGGACAGTCTGCTGAAAGAGGAGCCTCTCCACAACACTGAGCTACGGGAGAGATGGGGTGTCAGCCTGGACG GTGCCGATGGTTCAGACGTCTCGGGGCCCAATAAGAGTTTCAGTGAGCAGGAGCTGCAGCAGTGCCAGGCTGACTGGGGATCCGGTCTAGACCAGGGGCCTGAACCACCAGGCCCAGAGGGAAACCCAGCGGACCCCGGCCAACCTCTCTTCCAACCCCGTTACAGCATGGAGGCTCTGGGGGGTGGCTTTGAGAAATCTGGTTACGGCGGTgctggtggtggaggaggccaTCGTCTAGACGTGGAAGGGCTGGATAGGCTTCCTGGTTCTCCGTCTCATCTGGGGGGGCTGAGCTACGGAGCTGTGGGTCACTACCAGGTGGACCTGGGGGGGTCTGAAGGGGGAGACCATCACCATCGCTCCCACATGCCTGTTCCCCATCGGAGCCGGAGGGAGCAGGTGGGGTCGCCAACACCATCCCCCCACCCAGAGGTGGGTGTCCGGAACTGCCTGTTGATAAACGAGGAGGGGTACCTGCAGGACTCCAGTGTCTTGTACCCTGAACACGGTGTCCCAGAGTCAGGTAGCAGAGCCGGCCACAGGGGGCTAACCTCCATCCACTCTGGAAGCTCagcccacaacaacaacacagagagccTGTATGGTGCCCCTGACAACTTTGGACACTCTCTAAACCTCAGAGATCGTTCACAAGAGCAGGTAACAGAAGGAGGAGTAATGGGAGGAGGGGGGAAGCGTCACGCCTGCAATCAATGCACCATGACATTCTCAGACTCTGGCTCCCTTGAGGCCCACAAGCAGACACACAAAACGGGTAGAGTCTCAGGGTCAGGATCAGGATCTCCGTACTCCTGCACCCAGTGCGGTAAGACCTTCACCCAGGCCTGCAACCTCAAGGTCCACCAGCGAGTCCACCAGGCAGAGGGACTTCACCTCTGCAGCCACTGCTCCAAGGGCTTCACTTCCTTCTGCGACCTGAAGAGGCACAAGTGCAGCCAGATGACAGACAAGCCCTACTGCTGCTCCATCTGCGGGAACAAATTCAGTCGGCTCTGGAACCTCAAGCTGCACCGGCGCATTCACACGCAGGAGAAACCCCACCGCTGCACTATGTGTGACAAGAGCTTCGCTCGGGCGGACAATTTGAAGGTGCACCAGCGCACCCACACTGGGGAAAGACCGTACTGCTGCGCTGTGTGTGGACTCAGCTTCAAACAACTGAACCATCTGAAGTGGCACCAGCGCAAACACAGGCTGGATCTCCTGGCCTGA